Within Dermatophagoides farinae isolate YC_2012a chromosome 8, ASM2471394v1, whole genome shotgun sequence, the genomic segment AGGTCTTTTGCCacatattgaattcaaattgaaaacaaatgaagaaaaagaacgTTGTGAATACACTAAACTTTTGGCCCGATTATTCTCTGACCGAAATTCTGATTTGGCTCAAAAATTTCCTGAAGCTTGGAAACAATTTCTTGGACGTTTTCGAGATATCAGTGTTTCCGTACGGGTTCGTTGCTGTCAATACTCTATGCATTTTCTTGTTAATCATAAAGAATTACGACAAGATATAACtgaacaattgaaacaacgacaacatgaTACTGATGAAAATGTTCGCTATGAAGTAGTCATGGCCATTGTTAGtgcaggaaaaaaaagcattGATAATATCAATGAAGATTTACTTGGTTTTGTCAAAGAACGTACtttggataaaaaatttaaaattcgtCGTGAAGCTTTGTTGGGCATGGCACAGCTATATAAAcaatataattatcatctatCCACATCGGCTGCTGTTGCTAATCAAACAGATCCTGAATCTACTGAAGCTGCTCAGGCTTCATTACGAATGTTGAGCTGGATCAAGAATAAATGTATgcacaattattatcaagcACAATTGGAAGATAAATTATTGGTCGAAAGAATTGTACACACTTGTTTGgtaccattttcattgaatcttTCACAACGAATGAAAGCATTGTACATGTTTTATTGTTCTATTGATGTTCGTGCTGCACGTGCATTCAATGAACTACTTCGTCAACAACAGGCTGTTCGTCGTCAAATGAAAGATGTAATGGACATCATATGtcgaacagaaaaaattgaagataaAGATAtgatattgaaacaaaaagttGCATTGGTAGCCAAAAATCTTACCGAACCTGTCAAAGCAGaagaatatataaataaattatgtCAGAATcttgaaacaaacattacAGCTAAACAACACATGAACATGATCGTTACATCGGCTTCATTTGTACAATTGACTGAAGATGGAAAATATGTACCGCCAGCATCATCAGCGACAATCGAAAATTCCGTCCGTGAGATACTCAAATCGCTTGGATTTCCCGTTCAGACTAATTCATTCTATATGATTATCAAACAATTAATGGAACGTATTGCACCGATcatgattgatcatcaaggactgttgatgatattcaaCTATGTTTCcgattcattgattggtGACGGAGAATTGGATGGTCAAATGGGTCTGCATAATTCGGCTATTCGTGGATTACAACTTATTGAAGTGAGtttgtttctgtttattttgttgttgtttatctaattctttggatttttttctcttggtCATTTTTAGATTTTATCAGTCGTTTTTCCTCCTTTATTCTGTGGTCGTGATATATTCAATACTTATCTATTGCCATTTTTATGGCAATGTGGCGGTTATCCTGAAGTTGCAGAAATTGTTTTACAAATTTTGACCAATATCGGTTCAACAGCTTTTTCTGATTCCGATACAATGGAAAATACAATCATTCCTTGGTGGGCAGAAAATGAAGATTTTGTCACAcgtttgattgataaatttattcTTAATGGTAAGTATtttaaaagaaattcaacatgtggacttttttttataatgttAAAATATTCTTATACAGCCTCGACAACAAAACAGGCAAAATATGCcatcaaatgtttgaatgCCATCATATTggatgacaatgaaaagaTTAAAATCTATGGCGATATTATCGATAAAATTAAAGAAGCTGGCCTCTCATTAGAATCTACACCATATTTTCGTTTCCATTTGGTTGCACTCGGTATGATTGCTGTGAATGGTggccatttattttttccgaAAATGTTACGTTCAATTGTACAGAAATTCATTGTACAAGGATTATTACTCAAAGATATACGTACACAATTGGAAATTGAAACATTACAAAAAtctgaaaacgaaaaagaacATAGTAATGATCTGAATACAATCTATGAATTTCTAAGCGATGAAGTGAAAGCTAAACATGAAGGTATCAAATTATTGGTTCGATGGATTTttggattgaaattgaattccaTTTTGGTTATACAAGAGAGTCAAGCCGAAGCAAACAGTAAGTGtattatataaattatttttaatgatgaaaaaagacaatttctaaaaaaaaaatttcgaatcatAGGTACCTATCAGAAAGCTGCATCCAATGCTTTTCAATTGTTAAAGACAATCATTAAAACTGATggtgatttgaatgaaaatgaccaTGCCGGTACTGTTCTGGAGAAGGCATTTCTTAAACTTACCGCTGCATTGGCCATGATAAAGATTGCCTCTAATGATGCTCATTCATCAGTATCATCGAATAATGAACCCGTTTtccaaaaatcatcaacattggatATAATGTCCGTTCATCAATGGCATTGTTTGGCAACGGTTTTACTTGATTCACAAGAATTTGTCCGCGAAAAGTTCCTAAgcaaattgaacaaaagcCTTATGTCGTTGAATTTGGGATTGGAATTTTTGGCCTATTTTTCATTAGGTGGcatgtttgaaaataatgcaTACaggaataaaatgaaaacctTTATACATTTAAATATGATCAAACGGCGTGATATCGTCAAAACACGAATGACACCAAATCTGAAAAGTGTTGTACCGGAATGTGTCATGCCATTTGTCATACATCTATTGGCTAATATGCCATTCTACACTCAgcatgatgatattgatcaattggaaaaaattaaaggtTAGTCAATGAATTTgctttgattcattttttttaaaatttatttaattatcGTTTGAAACAGAATGTCTTTGGTTTATCTTGGAACCATTggtattgaaaaatgaactttattcgttttcatttttcaagaaaacatttgaaaatatcaaacaaTGTGTAGATCGTGTGACTGCATCACAGATGAAAACATCGAATAATGATCCCAACATTGTTAAAATGGCCACTATTGTCaatcataaaatttattcagTATCTGATTTGGCTATGGGCCTAGTCATATGTAAAACgcaaaattttttgctcAAAGAATTTCCTGTACCACCTAGTTTACCtggaaaatattttacaGCATCGTCAAACGCTGTTAATGTAACTAAAAATTATCTACCGGTTGAAATGCAATTTCAACCACCGAAACGTTGTGGCCTTGAAACAGAAATGTTGGGCCGTATAACGAAATCATTTTCACAggtatgaatgaaaatcatgatgaattgTTTTATGCTATTTTAactttttgttgattatattaATTTCCAAATTAGTCAAATGctggtaaaaataaaaaaagtggTAAACAAACgaagaatcaacaacaacaacagcaacaacaacattcaataaataatgataatcttaTCGATGATTCAAGTTTGGtcgatcaaaatgataattccaataattcattgatacaacaacaacaatcaaatacgACTGGTGCTAGAACACGAAAACAACAGATTGTAATGTGTTcagataatgaaaatgattccaaTCAATCTGCACCATCAACAAGTAATGcagttaataataatgatgataatgatgatgataataacgaaacgaccaacaacaatgatgctaatgatgataatgaaaaagatcAGACAACtgaacaaacattgaataatgaaaaatcggaatatgatttcgatgatggtgatgatgaccaacaacaagaaattaATCGAAATTCTGAATCTAATGCTGATTCTGCCGCCACTTTTGGTCAAAAACGTGGCCGTGGTCGGCCGCCATCGAAACCAACAACCTCATCAACTATGGCAGTGAATAAAACAGATACCGCCACCAGCcaagtagcagcagcagcatcatcaccatcaaatcGCGATGGATCACCACCACGTAAATCAGCTCGTATAGCTCACAAGTAAGTTGATGtcacaaaaattgaatgatgaacatatattttattttattattttttatcatcatatagatCACCTCGTCGATCACCATCTCCTGAACTTGAATCAGCTGAATTATCTTCATCTTCCATGACCGTTGCGACAAAATCAAGTGTTAATACACCAATGCCTCAAGCAACATCAACTCCTATTGCTACTCGACATACAACACGTACAAGTGGCCGTTTGGTTGGTAAAAAATAACCACAAACAAATTGTACTCCGAAATataagtcatcatcaacatcatcatcattgaatcatccattaatttttttatagcaaaaaaaaattgattattggtagcaacaacaacaacaaacttttCCTAATCATATATGATGGAATCAGCAGCCAAATTAATTcgtaaaattcttttcattattattcatccacacaccaccaccatcactctatatatataaatacatTTTTGCTCTGTTTTCAAGTCATTaatgttgatcaatttataatcatcgagtttttttttaccatctggaaaaaaaaatgaatgaatatatataccATTTATTATGGaactatatatatgaatacaaatttcatttgaccaatacaaaaaaaaaacaaattattgcACATCTATTATTTTATctattaatttatttatctatttttatttgataaaatcGTAAATTTCcgtaatgattcaaattcgaattttttttttattttttttaaattaacgCGCTTAACACTGTTTTATTAATAACACCATCTAGAGCTGGAAATTGTAactaaaattaatgaaataaaaataatcatcattattactatttataataccactactactactataaATCGGTAATTCTTGGAGTTCGTTCATTCACCGATTATCAATTggggtgatgatgatgttg encodes:
- the pds5 gene encoding cohesin associated factor B pds5 isoform X1 yields the protein MSAALRSSTSDIKYPSGCREITEELATDDLIRRLKDIAMAFQQMSQEENNKIYIPLALYLATDFFLEHPSRDVRLLVACSIADVFRVFAPNAPYDRADIIKRIFMFFIQQLKGLQDPKDATFKRYFYLLENLAWVKSFNICIELEDSQQIFCELFSLMFKIVNENHSEKVKNFMLDVLKPLIIESDTVSSKLLQIILMQIIDPKKSANKQAYWLASQILDKTSSTLEPYISSFFSKAITRGWNENGNVSDGENDDEEMNELKQKFRKNKSNSNSIEVSQICDLIYELNQICPNIVKGLLPHIEFKLKTNEEKERCEYTKLLARLFSDRNSDLAQKFPEAWKQFLGRFRDISVSVRVRCCQYSMHFLVNHKELRQDITEQLKQRQHDTDENVRYEVVMAIVSAGKKSIDNINEDLLGFVKERTLDKKFKIRREALLGMAQLYKQYNYHLSTSAAVANQTDPESTEAAQASLRMLSWIKNKCMHNYYQAQLEDKLLVERIVHTCLVPFSLNLSQRMKALYMFYCSIDVRAARAFNELLRQQQAVRRQMKDVMDIICRTEKIEDKDMILKQKVALVAKNLTEPVKAEEYINKLCQNLETNITAKQHMNMIVTSASFVQLTEDGKYVPPASSATIENSVREILKSLGFPVQTNSFYMIIKQLMERIAPIMIDHQGLLMIFNYVSDSLIGDGELDGQMGLHNSAIRGLQLIEILSVVFPPLFCGRDIFNTYLLPFLWQCGGYPEVAEIVLQILTNIGSTAFSDSDTMENTIIPWWAENEDFVTRLIDKFILNASTTKQAKYAIKCLNAIILDDNEKIKIYGDIIDKIKEAGLSLESTPYFRFHLVALGMIAVNGGHLFFPKMLRSIVQKFIVQGLLLKDIRTQLEIETLQKSENEKEHSNDLNTIYEFLSDEVKAKHEGIKLLVRWIFGLKLNSILVIQESQAEANSKCTYQKAASNAFQLLKTIIKTDGDLNENDHAGTVLEKAFLKLTAALAMIKIASNDAHSSVSSNNEPVFQKSSTLDIMSVHQWHCLATVLLDSQEFVREKFLSKLNKSLMSLNLGLEFLAYFSLGGMFENNAYRNKMKTFIHLNMIKRRDIVKTRMTPNLKSVVPECVMPFVIHLLANMPFYTQHDDIDQLEKIKECLWFILEPLVLKNELYSFSFFKKTFENIKQCVDRVTASQMKTSNNDPNIVKMATIVNHKIYSVSDLAMGLVICKTQNFLLKEFPVPPSLPGKYFTASSNAVNVTKNYLPVEMQFQPPKRCGLETEMLGRITKSFSQSNAGKNKKSGKQTKNQQQQQQQQHSINNDNLIDDSSLVDQNDNSNNSLIQQQQSNTTGARTRKQQIVMCSDNENDSNQSAPSTSNAVNNNDDNDDDNNETTNNNDANDDNEKDQTTEQTLNNEKSEYDFDDGDDDQQQEINRNSESNADSAATFGQKRGRGRPPSKPTTSSTMAVNKTDTATSQVAAAASSPSNRDGSPPRKSARIAHKSPRRSPSPELESAELSSSSMTVATKSSVNTPMPQATSTPIATRHTTRTSGRLVGKK
- the pds5 gene encoding cohesin associated factor B pds5 isoform X2 translates to MSAALRSSTSDIKYPSGCREITEELATDDLIRRLKDIAMAFQQMSQEENNKIYIPLALYLATDFFLEHPSRDVRLLVACSIADVFRVFAPNAPYDRADIIKRIFMFFIQQLKGLQDPKDATFKRYFYLLENLAWVKSFNICIELEDSQQIFCELFSLMFKIVNENHSEKVKNFMLDVLKPLIIESDTVSSKLLQIILMQIIDPKKSANKQAYWLASQILDKTSSTLEPYISSFFSKAITRGWNENGNVSDGENDDEEMNELKQKFRKNKSNSNSIEVSQICDLIYELNQICPNIVKGLLPHIEFKLKTNEEKERCEYTKLLARLFSDRNSDLAQKFPEAWKQFLGRFRDISVSVRVRCCQYSMHFLVNHKELRQDITEQLKQRQHDTDENVRYEVVMAIVSAGKKSIDNINEDLLGFVKERTLDKKFKIRREALLGMAQLYKQYNYHLSTSAAVANQTDPESTEAAQASLRMLSWIKNKCMHNYYQAQLEDKLLVERIVHTCLVPFSLNLSQRMKALYMFYCSIDVRAARAFNELLRQQQAVRRQMKDVMDIICRTEKIEDKDMILKQKVALVAKNLTEPVKAEEYINKLCQNLETNITAKQHMNMIVTSASFVQLTEDGKYVPPASSATIENSVREILKSLGFPVQTNSFYMIIKQLMERIAPIMIDHQGLLMIFNYVSDSLIGDGELDGQMGLHNSAIRGLQLIEILSVVFPPLFCGRDIFNTYLLPFLWQCGGYPEVAEIVLQILTNIGSTAFSDSDTMENTIIPWWAENEDFVTRLIDKFILNASTTKQAKYAIKCLNAIILDDNEKIKIYGDIIDKIKEAGLSLESTPYFRFHLVALGMIAVNGGHLFFPKMLRSIVQKFIVQGLLLKDIRTQLEIETLQKSENEKEHSNDLNTIYEFLSDEVKAKHEGIKLLVRWIFGLKLNSILVIQESQAEANSTYQKAASNAFQLLKTIIKTDGDLNENDHAGTVLEKAFLKLTAALAMIKIASNDAHSSVSSNNEPVFQKSSTLDIMSVHQWHCLATVLLDSQEFVREKFLSKLNKSLMSLNLGLEFLAYFSLGGMFENNAYRNKMKTFIHLNMIKRRDIVKTRMTPNLKSVVPECVMPFVIHLLANMPFYTQHDDIDQLEKIKECLWFILEPLVLKNELYSFSFFKKTFENIKQCVDRVTASQMKTSNNDPNIVKMATIVNHKIYSVSDLAMGLVICKTQNFLLKEFPVPPSLPGKYFTASSNAVNVTKNYLPVEMQFQPPKRCGLETEMLGRITKSFSQSNAGKNKKSGKQTKNQQQQQQQQHSINNDNLIDDSSLVDQNDNSNNSLIQQQQSNTTGARTRKQQIVMCSDNENDSNQSAPSTSNAVNNNDDNDDDNNETTNNNDANDDNEKDQTTEQTLNNEKSEYDFDDGDDDQQQEINRNSESNADSAATFGQKRGRGRPPSKPTTSSTMAVNKTDTATSQVAAAASSPSNRDGSPPRKSARIAHKSPRRSPSPELESAELSSSSMTVATKSSVNTPMPQATSTPIATRHTTRTSGRLVGKK